The Pseudomonas sp. FP2309 genome has a window encoding:
- a CDS encoding alkene reductase, which produces MTNSILNTPIKLGHHTLNNRVVLPPLTRQRSAQPGDIATDLMAEYYRQRAGAGFMVSEGTQIEPRGQGYAWTPGIYTPAQINGWRKVTAAVHAEGGVIFAQLWHVGRVSHNALQPGGAAPVAPSALPALQAKAFIETGPGMGELMQPPVPRALAALEIEELVGHYAQAARNALDAGFDGVEIHSANGYLVNQFISAHSNTRDDEYGGSLDNRLRFLREIVEAVCKVVGPDRVGVRFSPLFSGTDEDRVYIGLVEEDPHHTYIEAIKVLEASGIAYVSIAEADWDNAPVLPDSFREAVRSTFSGRIIYAGRYTAERGAKLVEAGLADLIAFGRPFIANPDLPQRLFNGWPLNPLREEGMYGGGEAGYIDYPTYAE; this is translated from the coding sequence AGCCCGGCGATATCGCCACCGATCTGATGGCTGAGTATTACCGTCAACGCGCGGGCGCCGGGTTCATGGTCAGCGAAGGCACGCAGATCGAGCCCCGTGGTCAGGGCTATGCATGGACGCCGGGGATCTACACCCCGGCGCAGATCAACGGCTGGCGCAAGGTTACCGCAGCCGTGCATGCCGAGGGCGGGGTGATCTTTGCCCAGTTGTGGCATGTGGGGCGTGTTTCGCACAACGCCTTGCAGCCAGGCGGCGCCGCACCGGTGGCGCCTTCTGCATTGCCGGCGTTGCAGGCCAAGGCCTTTATCGAAACCGGGCCAGGCATGGGTGAGTTGATGCAGCCGCCGGTGCCGCGAGCCTTGGCTGCGCTGGAGATCGAGGAACTGGTCGGGCACTACGCACAAGCGGCGCGCAATGCGCTGGATGCCGGGTTTGACGGGGTAGAGATTCACTCGGCCAACGGTTACCTGGTCAACCAGTTCATCTCGGCGCATTCCAACACCCGTGACGATGAATACGGTGGTTCGTTGGACAACCGCCTGCGCTTTCTGCGCGAGATCGTCGAGGCCGTGTGCAAGGTTGTGGGGCCGGACCGCGTGGGCGTGCGTTTTTCACCGTTGTTCAGCGGCACCGATGAAGACCGCGTCTACATCGGTCTGGTGGAAGAAGACCCGCATCACACCTATATCGAAGCGATCAAAGTGCTCGAAGCGTCGGGCATCGCCTATGTCTCCATCGCCGAGGCCGACTGGGACAACGCTCCCGTACTGCCGGACAGTTTCCGTGAAGCCGTGCGCAGCACCTTCAGCGGCCGAATTATCTACGCCGGGCGCTACACCGCTGAACGCGGTGCGAAACTGGTGGAGGCGGGGCTGGCGGACTTGATCGCGTTCGGGCGGCCATTCATTGCCAACCCGGATCTGCCGCAGCGGCTGTTCAACGGCTGGCCGTTGAATCCGCTGCGTGAAGAGGGGATGTATGGCGGCGGTGAAGCGGGGTACATCGACTACCCGACGTACGCCGAATAA
- a CDS encoding NAD(P)H-quinone oxidoreductase: protein MTLPAHMTLIEITTPGDPQVLQPRQVDVPVAGPGEILIRVHAAGVNRPDALQRAGKYPMKPGMSPYPGLEVAGEVAALGDGVSTFKLGDKVCALTNGGGYAQYCAVPAGQALPIPEGMDWIQAAAVPETFFTVWANLFGLGDAHTGQRVLIHGGTSGIGTTALMLCREFGIQTFATAGSADKCAAITALGGEPINYREQDFAEVIARQTDGQGVDVILDIMGGSYLNNNLKALAMDGHLVMLGFLGGAKANDVDLLTILGKRAVITGSLLRARTGEEKAAIAEQLREYIWPVLEAGRCMPIIDKVYDYTDAAQAHTRMEGGDHIGKIVLQVV, encoded by the coding sequence ATGACCCTCCCTGCACACATGACCCTGATTGAAATCACCACCCCTGGCGATCCACAGGTGCTGCAACCGCGCCAGGTCGACGTCCCGGTGGCCGGTCCCGGCGAGATCCTGATTCGCGTGCACGCCGCCGGGGTCAACCGCCCCGACGCTTTGCAGCGCGCCGGCAAGTACCCGATGAAACCCGGCATGAGCCCGTATCCTGGCCTGGAAGTGGCCGGTGAAGTGGCGGCCTTGGGCGATGGTGTGTCGACGTTCAAGCTGGGTGACAAGGTGTGCGCGCTCACCAACGGCGGCGGCTACGCGCAGTATTGCGCGGTGCCCGCCGGCCAGGCCCTGCCGATCCCCGAAGGCATGGACTGGATTCAGGCCGCGGCCGTGCCGGAAACCTTCTTCACCGTCTGGGCCAACCTGTTCGGCCTCGGCGATGCGCACACCGGTCAGCGGGTGCTGATCCATGGTGGTACCAGTGGCATCGGCACCACCGCGCTGATGCTGTGCCGCGAATTTGGCATCCAGACCTTCGCCACCGCCGGCAGCGCCGACAAATGCGCGGCCATTACCGCCCTGGGTGGGGAACCGATCAACTACCGCGAGCAGGATTTTGCCGAGGTCATCGCCCGACAAACCGACGGCCAGGGCGTGGATGTGATCCTTGACATCATGGGCGGCTCTTACCTCAACAATAACCTCAAGGCCCTGGCCATGGACGGGCATCTCGTGATGCTGGGGTTCCTCGGTGGCGCCAAGGCGAATGACGTTGATCTGTTGACCATCCTCGGCAAACGCGCGGTGATCACCGGCTCGCTGCTGCGCGCACGCACCGGGGAAGAAAAGGCCGCGATTGCCGAGCAACTGCGTGAATACATCTGGCCGGTGCTGGAAGCGGGTCGCTGCATGCCGATCATCGACAAAGTGTACGACTACACCGACGCCGCCCAGGCCCACACACGGATGGAAGGTGGCGATCATATCGGCAAGATTGTGTTGCAGGTGGTGTGA
- a CDS encoding DoxX family protein gives MNESKHQDLGLLFLRVSGALFLLWVHGVPKVLNYSEQLTLIEDPFHVGATVTLLLAIFAEVVCPVLIVVGVWVRLACLPILAVLLIAMLVVHPQWTLLEGQFGWLLLIIFTSVLIAGPGRLTLGQRFT, from the coding sequence ATGAACGAATCAAAACACCAGGACCTTGGGCTGTTGTTCCTGCGAGTGAGTGGGGCGCTGTTCCTGCTGTGGGTGCATGGCGTGCCCAAGGTGCTCAACTACAGCGAACAGCTGACGCTGATCGAAGACCCGTTTCACGTGGGGGCCACTGTCACGTTGCTGCTGGCGATCTTTGCCGAGGTGGTGTGCCCCGTATTGATCGTGGTCGGTGTCTGGGTGCGGCTGGCGTGCCTGCCGATCCTGGCGGTGCTATTGATCGCCATGCTGGTGGTGCATCCGCAGTGGACGTTATTGGAAGGGCAGTTTGGCTGGTTGTTGCTGATCATCTTCACCAGCGTACTGATCGCCGGGCCGGGTCGACTTACCCTGGGGCAGCGTTTTACCTGA
- a CDS encoding alpha/beta fold hydrolase: MSTFVAKDGTQIYYKDWGSGKPVLFSHGWPLDADMWEYQMEYLSSRGYRTIAFDRRGFGRSDQPWTGNDYNTFADDIAQLIEHLDLEDVTLVGFSMGGGDVTRYIARHGSARVAGLVLLGAVTPIFGQTADYPQGVPAEVFVGIEAGLLKDRAQFISDFNTPFFGLNKGQVVSAGTLSQTLQIAMLASLKSTVDCVSAFSKTDFRPDMASIDVPTLVIHGDGDQIVPFETTGKVAAQMIKGAELKVYKDAPHGFAVTHAQALNEDLLAFLNR; this comes from the coding sequence ATGAGCACTTTCGTTGCCAAAGACGGTACCCAGATCTACTACAAGGACTGGGGCAGCGGTAAACCCGTGCTGTTCAGCCACGGCTGGCCGCTGGATGCCGACATGTGGGAATACCAGATGGAATACCTGAGCAGTCGAGGCTACCGCACCATCGCCTTCGACCGCCGAGGCTTCGGCCGCTCGGACCAGCCGTGGACCGGCAACGACTACAACACCTTCGCCGATGACATTGCCCAGTTGATCGAACACCTGGACCTTGAGGACGTGACCCTGGTGGGCTTCTCCATGGGCGGCGGCGATGTGACGCGCTACATCGCCCGCCACGGCAGCGCACGGGTGGCCGGCCTGGTCTTGCTGGGGGCGGTGACGCCGATCTTCGGCCAGACCGCCGATTACCCGCAGGGCGTGCCGGCCGAGGTGTTCGTCGGTATCGAGGCTGGCCTGCTCAAGGACCGCGCGCAGTTCATCTCGGACTTCAACACGCCATTTTTCGGCCTTAACAAAGGCCAGGTGGTCTCCGCCGGCACCCTGAGCCAAACCTTGCAGATCGCGATGCTGGCCTCGCTCAAGTCGACGGTGGATTGTGTGTCGGCTTTCTCCAAAACCGACTTCCGCCCGGACATGGCCAGTATCGACGTGCCGACCCTGGTGATCCATGGCGATGGCGATCAGATCGTGCCGTTCGAAACCACCGGCAAGGTGGCGGCCCAGATGATCAAGGGCGCCGAACTGAAGGTGTACAAGGATGCGCCGCACGGTTTTGCCGTGACCCACGCCCAGGCCTTGAATGAAGACTTGCTGGCGTTCCTGAACCGCTGA
- a CDS encoding secretin and TonB N-terminal domain-containing protein: MLLLLVGARVVQAQTPLLPLDLPAQDLEQALQAYSRATGMAVLVDRELTRGRRSIGVRGRYTAQEALAMLLTGSGLMARYARSDAFTLQLPEVSQPPQTAGAAARNATRINNSYATALQQAIETSLCRSPLTRPGSFRALVQVWVNRDGVIEHSRLVSSTGDEQRDEALVRSLGTARVDRPAPSSLRQPVTLLLMPDTTGTRMECTAATGALGG; this comes from the coding sequence TTGCTGTTGCTGCTGGTCGGCGCGCGCGTGGTGCAGGCCCAGACGCCGCTGTTGCCGCTCGACCTGCCGGCGCAAGACTTGGAACAGGCACTGCAAGCCTACAGCCGCGCCACCGGCATGGCGGTGTTGGTGGACCGCGAATTGACGCGGGGCCGGCGCTCCATCGGGGTGCGCGGGCGCTATACCGCGCAGGAGGCTCTGGCGATGTTGCTGACAGGGAGTGGCCTGATGGCACGTTATGCACGCAGCGATGCGTTCACCTTGCAGTTGCCCGAGGTCAGTCAGCCGCCCCAGACGGCTGGCGCGGCGGCGCGCAACGCCACGCGCATCAACAACAGCTATGCCACGGCCTTGCAACAGGCCATTGAAACCAGCCTGTGCCGGTCGCCGCTCACGCGCCCCGGCAGTTTTCGTGCGCTGGTGCAGGTGTGGGTCAACCGTGACGGGGTGATCGAACACAGCCGGCTGGTCAGCTCCACCGGCGATGAACAACGCGATGAAGCACTGGTACGCAGCCTGGGAACTGCACGGGTGGACCGCCCGGCGCCGAGTTCGCTGCGCCAACCGGTGACTTTACTTTTGATGCCCGACACAACAGGAACGCGCATGGAATGCACAGCAGCAACGGGAGCCTTGGGCGGATGA
- a CDS encoding RNA polymerase sigma factor gives MKNTGHSAMVSLFLASYEDFKVRLRKRLGSEDLANDVLHETYLRVDRMDVPPNLAQPNAYLYRMALNIAADRRQADARLLTGSEVEELLQSADEAQDPSRVVGGQKEIQSLVKALYELPARRRKILIAARLEEAPHLEISQRFGISTRMVEKEIKAALGHCAKRLERKVIQRFGPGAGKPS, from the coding sequence ATGAAAAATACCGGCCACAGTGCGATGGTCAGCTTGTTCCTGGCCTCCTATGAAGACTTCAAGGTACGTTTGCGCAAGCGTCTGGGCTCGGAAGACCTGGCCAATGACGTGCTGCACGAAACCTACCTGCGCGTCGACCGCATGGACGTGCCGCCGAACCTGGCGCAACCGAATGCCTACCTGTACCGCATGGCCCTCAACATCGCCGCCGACCGCCGTCAGGCCGATGCGCGTCTGCTCACCGGCAGCGAGGTGGAAGAACTGCTGCAAAGCGCCGACGAAGCCCAGGACCCGTCGCGGGTGGTGGGCGGCCAGAAAGAAATCCAATCCCTGGTCAAGGCGCTCTACGAACTGCCGGCCCGTCGGCGCAAGATCCTGATCGCCGCCCGCCTCGAAGAAGCGCCGCACCTGGAGATCTCCCAGCGTTTCGGCATTTCTACGCGCATGGTCGAGAAAGAAATCAAGGCCGCCCTGGGCCACTGCGCCAAGCGCCTGGAAAGAAAAGTGATCCAGCGGTTCGGTCCCGGGGCCGGAAAACCGTCTTAG
- a CDS encoding FecR domain-containing protein, producing MNIFSLSIARQSAASPLHDEARDWLVLLTSGRATVADAKALKAWCAQSPEHAQAFEQAKRLWQHLGAAAEQSERPRHFGRRAFLGGAIAASAAVVMVSVGVPGGFAGLTADYRTEVGEQRQVLLSDGVSLELNTQTRISRVGQGIELLEGEVEVLAHVAQPLKVQAAEGWVSAAQARFNVRHTDSTVCVTCIEGSLSVDVAGHTVSLGTGRQLSYGAAGVSAVTSVDTQAVVAWREQVLVFNNATLATVVDEINRYRPGMLVLLNKELGQRRVQARFSLQQLAGVALLIRDAYGAKCTELPGGVVLLS from the coding sequence TTGAATATCTTTAGCCTCTCCATCGCCCGGCAATCCGCGGCCAGCCCCTTGCATGACGAAGCCCGTGACTGGTTGGTGTTGCTGACCTCGGGCCGCGCCACTGTGGCCGATGCCAAGGCCCTCAAAGCCTGGTGTGCCCAGAGCCCCGAGCACGCTCAGGCATTCGAGCAGGCCAAGCGTTTATGGCAGCACCTTGGCGCCGCGGCTGAGCAGTCGGAACGCCCTCGGCACTTTGGGCGTCGTGCGTTCCTGGGCGGTGCGATCGCCGCGTCGGCGGCGGTGGTGATGGTCAGCGTCGGCGTGCCCGGCGGCTTTGCCGGACTGACGGCGGACTATCGCACCGAAGTCGGCGAGCAGCGCCAAGTGCTGTTGAGTGACGGCGTGAGCCTGGAACTCAATACCCAGACGCGCATCAGCCGGGTCGGGCAGGGGATCGAATTGCTCGAAGGTGAAGTCGAAGTGCTCGCCCACGTGGCCCAGCCGCTCAAGGTCCAGGCTGCCGAGGGGTGGGTGAGCGCGGCGCAGGCGCGGTTCAATGTGCGACACACCGATAGCACAGTGTGCGTGACCTGTATCGAAGGGTCGCTGTCGGTGGACGTCGCCGGTCACACGGTGAGCCTGGGTACTGGCCGGCAACTGAGCTACGGCGCGGCCGGGGTCAGTGCCGTGACGTCGGTGGATACGCAGGCCGTGGTGGCCTGGCGTGAACAGGTGCTTGTGTTCAATAACGCGACCCTGGCCACGGTGGTGGATGAGATCAACCGTTATCGGCCCGGAATGCTGGTGCTGCTCAACAAAGAACTGGGCCAGCGGCGCGTGCAGGCACGGTTCAGCCTGCAGCAGTTAGCGGGCGTGGCGTTGTTGATTCGGGATGCGTATGGCGCCAAATGCACCGAGTTGCCGGGTGGGGTGGTGTTGTTGAGTTAG
- a CDS encoding type II secretion system protein GspJ — protein sequence MSTSQKGFTLIEVMVAIMLMALVSLIAWRGLDSVTRADQHLQASTEQTEALLRALNQMQRDISLRASVELTAPKNDVEGLAAVTIRSSDSKGFRLDVIRSAPVPGDGLQRVRWWLKGDNLYRAAAPARDRFPLPAARDAVVVLAGVSDLQVRVWEADKGWRQLSGNRREDPLGLEISLVRQTPQGVERYRQVMGPLR from the coding sequence ATGAGCACGTCCCAGAAAGGCTTTACGCTGATCGAAGTGATGGTCGCGATCATGCTGATGGCGCTGGTCAGCCTGATCGCCTGGCGCGGCCTCGACAGCGTGACCCGCGCCGATCAGCACTTACAGGCCAGCACCGAACAGACTGAAGCCCTGCTGCGAGCACTGAACCAGATGCAGCGCGATATCAGCCTGCGCGCCAGCGTCGAACTGACCGCGCCGAAAAACGACGTCGAAGGGCTCGCCGCGGTAACGATCCGCAGTTCCGACAGCAAGGGCTTCAGGCTCGACGTGATACGCAGCGCGCCAGTCCCCGGTGACGGCCTGCAACGGGTGCGCTGGTGGCTCAAGGGCGACAACCTGTACCGCGCAGCGGCGCCGGCACGGGATCGATTCCCGCTACCGGCGGCCAGGGACGCAGTGGTGGTGCTGGCCGGCGTCAGTGACCTGCAGGTACGGGTGTGGGAGGCGGATAAAGGCTGGCGGCAGTTGAGCGGCAATCGACGTGAAGACCCGCTGGGATTAGAGATCAGCCTGGTGCGCCAGACGCCCCAGGGGGTGGAGCGGTATCGGCAGGTTATGGGGCCTTTGCGCTAA
- the gspH gene encoding type II secretion system minor pseudopilin GspH has protein sequence MKQKGFTLIELMVVLVIIGIASAAISLTIKPDPLRLLRKDAERLSQLLQVAQAEARADGRPITWRADAKGFGFNRRSDRGPGTETFEDDAQLRPRLWESTPMQISIEPRQTLVLDAEWISPPVRVVLSDGQHSLSLQRDAAGLMRVVSQP, from the coding sequence ATGAAACAAAAAGGCTTCACCTTGATCGAGCTGATGGTAGTGCTGGTGATCATCGGCATCGCCAGCGCCGCCATCAGCCTGACCATCAAGCCCGACCCACTGCGCCTGCTGCGCAAAGACGCCGAGCGCCTCAGCCAACTGCTGCAAGTGGCCCAGGCCGAAGCCCGCGCCGACGGCCGCCCGATCACCTGGCGCGCCGATGCCAAGGGCTTTGGTTTCAACCGCCGCAGTGACCGCGGGCCGGGAACCGAGACGTTCGAGGACGACGCCCAACTGCGCCCGCGCTTATGGGAGAGCACGCCCATGCAGATCAGCATCGAACCTCGGCAAACCCTGGTGCTTGACGCAGAATGGATCAGCCCGCCGGTGCGCGTGGTGCTGTCGGACGGGCAGCACAGCCTCAGCCTGCAACGGGATGCGGCGGGCTTGATGCGTGTGGTGAGCCAACCATGA
- a CDS encoding type II secretion system protein N: MAFSLRFSAAHGVQLGALLAALAGAVVWTPLLLTSAESHTPQATPQALAARSDNPALQWFSNAPTALQVKVTGVLAGARGAVAILSLNDGPPRSFLVGERVSPGVRLTAIEGNGVEIERGGEKLRVHLDKLPDAPALPRLTRP; the protein is encoded by the coding sequence ATGGCTTTTTCCCTGCGATTTTCAGCCGCCCATGGCGTGCAGCTCGGTGCGCTGCTGGCGGCCCTGGCCGGTGCGGTGGTGTGGACACCGCTGCTGCTCACCTCCGCCGAATCCCACACGCCCCAGGCCACCCCGCAGGCTCTGGCGGCGCGCAGCGATAACCCGGCGCTGCAATGGTTTTCCAATGCGCCGACGGCCTTGCAGGTCAAGGTTACCGGCGTGTTGGCCGGCGCGCGTGGCGCGGTGGCGATCCTTAGCCTCAACGACGGCCCGCCGCGCAGCTTTCTAGTGGGTGAACGTGTGAGTCCTGGTGTGCGCTTGACCGCCATTGAAGGCAACGGCGTGGAGATCGAGCGTGGCGGCGAGAAGCTGCGCGTGCACCTGGACAAGCTGCCGGATGCGCCGGCATTGCCGCGGCTCACTCGGCCATGA
- the gspI gene encoding type II secretion system minor pseudopilin GspI, whose translation MYGHRNEQGFTLIEVLVALAIIAVAMAAAVRVAGLMTQSNGLLRDKSMALLAAQSRLAQVRLEGRLRSGKQTFVCDQGRLKLRCEQTISADGPLFQVSVQVLDASRDAPPLARLATQVMAE comes from the coding sequence ATGTACGGCCATCGCAACGAGCAAGGCTTTACCCTGATCGAAGTGCTGGTGGCATTGGCGATCATTGCCGTGGCCATGGCCGCCGCCGTGCGCGTGGCCGGTTTGATGACCCAGAGCAATGGCTTGTTGCGTGACAAATCGATGGCCTTGCTGGCGGCCCAGAGTCGTTTGGCGCAGGTGCGTCTGGAGGGCCGCTTGCGCAGCGGCAAGCAGACCTTCGTGTGTGATCAGGGCCGCTTGAAGCTGCGTTGCGAGCAAACCATCAGCGCCGATGGCCCGCTGTTTCAGGTCTCGGTACAGGTGCTCGACGCCAGCCGCGACGCGCCGCCCCTGGCGCGCCTGGCCACCCAGGTCATGGCCGAGTGA
- the gspG gene encoding type II secretion system major pseudopilin GspG: protein MDIARLMPPLPGPRGQRGFTLIEIMVVVVILGILAAMVVPKVLDRPDQARATAARQDIGGLMQALKLYRLDHGTYPSMNQGLKVLVERPADAKNTTWRAYLDRLPNDPWGHPYHYLNPGANGEVDVFSLGADGQPDGDGVNADIGSWQL from the coding sequence ATGGATATCGCGCGCCTAATGCCTCCATTGCCAGGCCCTCGCGGCCAGCGTGGCTTCACCCTGATCGAGATCATGGTGGTGGTGGTTATCCTCGGGATTCTCGCGGCGATGGTGGTGCCCAAGGTGCTCGACCGGCCGGACCAGGCGCGGGCCACGGCGGCCAGGCAGGACATCGGCGGCCTGATGCAGGCGCTGAAACTCTACCGCCTCGACCATGGCACTTACCCAAGCATGAACCAGGGCCTGAAGGTGCTGGTGGAACGCCCGGCGGACGCCAAAAACACCACCTGGCGCGCCTACCTGGACCGACTGCCCAACGACCCGTGGGGCCACCCATATCACTACCTCAACCCCGGTGCCAACGGTGAAGTCGACGTGTTCTCCCTGGGCGCCGACGGCCAACCGGACGGTGATGGCGTGAATGCTGATATCGGCTCCTGGCAGTTGTAA
- the gspK gene encoding type II secretion system minor pseudopilin GspK: protein MKRYSPTAAKQRGMAIISALLIAAVVAVIAGGMLTRQTVFTRSLEAEQLRIQGQWLLLGGIERSRQLLWDARQKDVLTRLDQPWAQAQRGVFDGRVDDEQGKFNLRNLVNRQQVDTEQLQSFERLCGLIGVDPALSRRISQRVIGSYERFDTPAKYPMLRSLDDLSAVEGLDPLLLQRMQAFISVLPDITWVNGNTARAEVLSAVVPQLSLAQAQALVAERDSGQWFINRGDFVNRLHLPQVPVDSVQVGITSEWFRLQGQVRQDPRRVTLDALLHRPESRRPQVIWSRVGV from the coding sequence ATGAAACGGTATTCGCCCACAGCGGCGAAGCAGCGCGGCATGGCGATTATCAGCGCATTGCTGATCGCTGCGGTGGTGGCGGTGATTGCAGGCGGCATGCTGACGCGCCAGACCGTATTTACTCGCAGCCTGGAAGCCGAACAACTGCGCATCCAGGGCCAGTGGTTGTTGCTGGGCGGTATTGAGCGCAGCCGCCAATTGCTCTGGGACGCGCGCCAGAAAGACGTGTTGACCCGCCTCGACCAGCCCTGGGCCCAGGCCCAGCGCGGCGTGTTCGATGGCCGGGTGGACGACGAACAAGGCAAGTTCAACCTGCGCAATCTGGTCAACCGCCAGCAAGTGGATACCGAGCAGTTGCAGAGTTTCGAGCGCCTGTGCGGCCTGATCGGGGTCGACCCGGCGCTGAGTCGGCGCATCAGCCAGCGGGTGATCGGTTCCTATGAGCGATTCGACACGCCGGCCAAATACCCGATGCTGCGCAGTCTCGATGACTTGAGCGCTGTGGAAGGACTCGACCCGCTGCTGTTGCAGCGCATGCAGGCCTTCATCAGCGTGTTGCCCGACATCACCTGGGTCAACGGCAACACCGCCCGCGCCGAGGTGCTCAGCGCGGTGGTGCCGCAGCTGAGTCTGGCCCAGGCCCAGGCGCTGGTGGCCGAGCGGGACAGTGGGCAGTGGTTTATCAATCGCGGGGACTTCGTCAACCGCTTGCACCTGCCGCAAGTGCCGGTGGATTCGGTGCAAGTGGGCATTACCAGTGAGTGGTTTCGCCTGCAAGGCCAGGTGCGGCAGGACCCGCGCCGGGTGACCCTGGACGCGCTGCTGCATCGCCCGGAAAGTCGTCGGCCGCAGGTGATCTGGTCGCGGGTGGGCGTATGA
- the gspL gene encoding type II secretion system protein GspL — protein sequence MKRLRIGLPPLAQLSVDSQVAFAWLERGAVVSEGHERLARLGKGRQAVECFLHPRDSVMTSLELPPLPAAKTAAAVACAAQALILGPVEQMHVAHGPRESDGCVQVGWVSTAELERLGQVLAQAQLKLRGVYPAPYALPVGAAALDDGYLLTRDSPQQGTVHPLGGQALDLPPMSASQRWAGAVPAWGLHARLRQGPSGGWGRALGCIALAAAIWALGLNLYAARKVEEGQRLKALMSQQVRQAFPELPVVLNPLQQARQQLMARQNGAAADPAQRFSGLLQLVGTHLPFMVGSVNALTFEQGRLHLELLADSRNPAAQGDWQAALAQAGFAATRDDHGWSIAPAQATQKSGADDE from the coding sequence ATGAAGCGCTTGCGCATTGGGTTGCCACCGCTGGCGCAGTTGAGCGTGGACAGCCAGGTCGCCTTTGCCTGGCTGGAGCGCGGCGCGGTGGTGTCCGAAGGGCATGAACGCCTGGCACGGCTGGGCAAGGGCCGCCAGGCGGTGGAGTGTTTTCTGCACCCCCGCGACAGTGTGATGACAAGCCTGGAACTGCCGCCATTGCCCGCCGCCAAAACTGCCGCGGCGGTGGCCTGTGCAGCCCAGGCGCTGATCCTCGGCCCCGTGGAGCAGATGCACGTGGCCCACGGCCCGCGCGAAAGCGACGGGTGCGTGCAAGTGGGCTGGGTGTCGACGGCTGAGCTGGAGCGGCTCGGCCAGGTCCTGGCGCAGGCACAACTGAAACTGCGGGGTGTGTACCCGGCACCCTATGCCTTGCCGGTGGGAGCGGCAGCGTTGGACGACGGTTATCTGTTGACCCGCGACAGCCCGCAACAAGGCACGGTGCATCCATTAGGGGGGCAGGCGCTGGATCTGCCGCCGATGAGCGCGTCCCAGCGTTGGGCCGGCGCCGTACCTGCGTGGGGGTTGCATGCGCGCCTTCGCCAGGGGCCCAGTGGTGGCTGGGGCAGGGCGCTGGGCTGCATCGCCCTGGCCGCTGCCATTTGGGCCCTGGGCCTGAACCTGTACGCCGCGCGCAAGGTCGAGGAGGGCCAGCGACTCAAGGCGTTGATGAGTCAGCAGGTGCGTCAGGCATTTCCCGAACTGCCGGTGGTGCTTAACCCGTTGCAGCAGGCCCGTCAGCAACTGATGGCGCGCCAGAACGGTGCCGCTGCCGATCCTGCTCAGCGCTTTTCCGGGCTGTTGCAACTGGTGGGTACACACCTGCCGTTTATGGTGGGCAGTGTCAACGCCCTGACCTTCGAGCAAGGGCGCTTGCACCTGGAACTGCTGGCCGACAGCCGCAACCCGGCCGCGCAGGGCGATTGGCAGGCGGCGTTGGCGCAGGCCGGTTTTGCCGCCACACGGGACGATCACGGTTGGAGCATTGCCCCGGCGCAGGCCACGCAAAAATCGGGAGCCGACGATGAATAA
- the gspM gene encoding type II secretion system protein GspM, whose protein sequence is MNKWRRLRGQSQVFWNGLALREKRLLAGVGLLLASLLSWLILVQPALKKIDYWQAETPKLRAQAAALQVLLQDVAAPRVADETTLQQALDSAGLQGHYHLQVLEPGAWRLTFDNAPADAVVGWLLGNPRSFSLEVSEARLQRAADAVDTSAGTVSGTVRMDQAPGAKEAS, encoded by the coding sequence ATGAATAAATGGCGCCGCCTGCGCGGCCAGTCCCAGGTGTTCTGGAACGGCCTGGCCCTGCGCGAAAAACGCCTGCTGGCGGGTGTCGGCCTGTTGCTGGCGAGTCTGTTGAGCTGGCTGATTCTGGTGCAGCCGGCGCTGAAAAAGATCGACTACTGGCAGGCCGAAACCCCCAAGTTGCGCGCCCAGGCCGCCGCTTTACAGGTGCTGTTGCAGGACGTCGCAGCGCCCCGCGTGGCGGACGAAACCACGCTGCAACAGGCCCTGGACAGCGCCGGCCTGCAAGGGCATTACCACTTGCAGGTGTTGGAACCCGGCGCTTGGCGCCTGACCTTCGACAACGCCCCGGCCGACGCGGTGGTGGGCTGGTTGCTGGGCAATCCCCGTTCGTTTTCTCTGGAAGTGTCCGAGGCACGTTTGCAACGTGCCGCGGACGCCGTCGACACCTCGGCCGGCACTGTGTCCGGGACCGTTCGCATGGATCAGGCGCCTGGCGCTAAGGAAGCTTCATGA